One Haloarchaeobius amylolyticus genomic window, GCATCGGGTCGTTCGTCGGTGACCGCCTCTACGACCGGTTCTACTGACGGCTGGCGTGCAGCGTGACCTGTCCCGACTCGTCGCGCTCGACGAGGTCGCGGTCTTCGAGCGTCGAGAGGACCGAAAAGAGCGTGAGTTTGCGTAAGCCGAGCGCCTCCTGCAGTTGTGCGGTCGTGGCTGCCCCGGTCGTCCGCAGGTAGAGACAGACCAACTTCGCCGTCGGTGAGCCGGCGGCCTTGACGGCTGTCGACCCGCTTCGGTCCGCGCTTCGTGTCGCACTCATGGTATCCAACCGACTGTATT contains:
- a CDS encoding MarR family transcriptional regulator → MSATRSADRSGSTAVKAAGSPTAKLVCLYLRTTGAATTAQLQEALGLRKLTLFSVLSTLEDRDLVERDESGQVTLHASRQ